Proteins encoded within one genomic window of Pseudomonadota bacterium:
- a CDS encoding PIN domain-containing protein: MRFVLDSNMVIAALNGRASVVEHLARIAALDVGIPVVVVGELVYGAHRSRRKRENLGRIARLTRSFRVLNVNRAIVERYGAIRAALQSKGITKSDFDLVIACTALEHEAVLVTDDGGLLDGSVQGLRVDNWLERARGT; this comes from the coding sequence GTGAGATTCGTTCTCGATTCCAATATGGTCATCGCCGCCCTCAACGGGCGCGCCTCCGTTGTTGAGCACCTCGCCCGAATCGCTGCCCTGGACGTTGGGATTCCGGTGGTCGTAGTCGGAGAGCTTGTGTATGGTGCGCACCGGTCGAGGCGCAAGCGCGAGAACCTCGGCCGAATCGCCAGGCTCACCCGCTCGTTTCGCGTCCTGAACGTCAACCGTGCCATCGTCGAAAGGTATGGAGCCATCAGGGCGGCGCTCCAGAGCAAAGGCATCACCAAGAGCGACTTCGACCTGGTGATCGCGTGTACGGCTCTCGAACACGAAGCCGTGCTGGTTACCGACGATGGTGGGCTCCTGGACGGATCCGTTCAGGGCCTGCGCGTGGACAACTGGCTGGAACGAGCTCGAGGAACCTAG